A DNA window from Panthera tigris isolate Pti1 chromosome X, P.tigris_Pti1_mat1.1, whole genome shotgun sequence contains the following coding sequences:
- the NXT2 gene encoding NTF2-related export protein 2 isoform X2, which produces MGGRGRRTREEAVTPPPPEKPASSSLMASSVDFKTHVDQACRAAEEFVNIYYETMDKRRRALTRLYLDKATLIWNGNVVTGLEALTNFFDMLPSSEFQVNMLDCQPVHEQATQAQTTVLVVTSGTVKFDGNKQHYFNQNFLLTAQSNPQNTVWKIASDCFRFQDWAST; this is translated from the exons ATGGGAGG CCGAGGGAGACGGACACGTGAGGAGGCAGTGACGCCGCCACCGCCGGAAAAACCAGCTTCGAGCTCCCTGATGGCCTCGTCTGTG GATTTTAAAACTCATGTAGATCAGGCATGTAGAGCTGCTGAGGAATTTGTCAATATTTACTATGAGACAATGGACAAAAGAAGACGG gCACTAACCAGGCTGTATCTAGACAAGGCCACTTTAATATGGAATGGAAATGTTGTTACAGGGCTAGAAGCCCTAACCAATTTCTTTGATATGTTGCCTTCTAGTGAGTTCCAGGTCAATATGTTAGATTGCCAACCAGTTCATG AGCAAGCTACTCAGGCCCAGACCACAGTTCTCGTTGTGACCAGCGGAACTGTGAAGTTTGATGGAAACAAACAACACTACTTCAACCAGAACTTCCTGCTGACCGCCCAGTCTAATCCTCAAAACACCGTGTGGAAGATTGCAAGCGATTGCTTTCGTTTCCAAGATTGGGCTAGTACTTAA
- the NXT2 gene encoding NTF2-related export protein 2 isoform X3, whose translation MDKRRRALTRLYLDKATLIWNGNVVTGLEALTNFFDMLPSSEFQVNMLDCQPVHEQATQAQTTVLVVTSGTVKFDGNKQHYFNQNFLLTAQSNPQNTVWKIASDCFRFQDWAST comes from the exons ATGGACAAAAGAAGACGG gCACTAACCAGGCTGTATCTAGACAAGGCCACTTTAATATGGAATGGAAATGTTGTTACAGGGCTAGAAGCCCTAACCAATTTCTTTGATATGTTGCCTTCTAGTGAGTTCCAGGTCAATATGTTAGATTGCCAACCAGTTCATG AGCAAGCTACTCAGGCCCAGACCACAGTTCTCGTTGTGACCAGCGGAACTGTGAAGTTTGATGGAAACAAACAACACTACTTCAACCAGAACTTCCTGCTGACCGCCCAGTCTAATCCTCAAAACACCGTGTGGAAGATTGCAAGCGATTGCTTTCGTTTCCAAGATTGGGCTAGTACTTAA